From Amphiprion ocellaris isolate individual 3 ecotype Okinawa chromosome 10, ASM2253959v1, whole genome shotgun sequence, one genomic window encodes:
- the LOC111563887 gene encoding transcription factor SPT20 homolog isoform X3 encodes MSSVQNLRELINQRLTAAAEEIFTEFEKTIVQYEEEIDRQRRLLENIWKPQITQHTAELPQQQICKEEEVPTEQNVCIQVRNSSVDQENPETLQIKEEQEELPTNLDQEDTEPPQMREEEEELCNSLDRQQSGQTAAADMNQKADSFMLVQCKSKCEELSREKFSVSEDTIGHYEKEINRQRRLFNITQNLQIKLHRIDLQQQHIYQEQEVFIDHLLRDQERNFCLDQKDPEPLRIKEAQEKLCISLDQDDPKLPQTEEEQKELCSSQEGEQLDAFMGIPAHEESDHSEPEATSYQLLFQNSCLAESPDQEGSKHPDSGSTNNLVLKTQDRNSSHSNNVDSSSMSRIHCDADTRKKTQTCDVCGKYFKYKFSFKRHHRSHTDPRKTSWCHWHQLMVILLNK; translated from the exons ATGAGTTCAGTCCAGAATCTGAGAGAGTTGATCAACCAGcgactaactgctgctgctgaagaaatattcacagagtttgagaaaaccatcgtccagtacgaggaggagatcgatcgtcagcgcagactgctggaaaacatctggaaaccacagataacacaacacacagcag AACTCCCACAGCAACAGATCtgtaaggaggaggaggttccCACTGAGCAGAATGTCTGTATCCAGGTGAGGAACTCCAGTGTGGACCAGGAGAACCCAGAGACTCtacagattaaagaggaacaaGAGGAACTCCCCACCAATCTGGACCAGGAGGACACAGAGCCTCCACAgatgagagaagaagaggaagaactcTGCAACAGTCTGGACAGACAGCAGTctggacagacagcagcagcagacatgaatCAGAAGGCAGATAGCTTTATGCTAGTTCAGTGCAAATCCAAATGTGAAGAATTATCAAGAGAAAAATTCAGTGTCTCTGAAGACACAATTGGCCATTATGAGAAAGAGATCAATCGTCAGCGCAGACTATTTAATATCACCCAGAATCTCCAAATAAAGTTACACAGAATAG ACCTTCAACAGCAACATATTTATCAGGAGCAGGAGGTTTTCATTGACCACCTACTCCGTGACCAAGAGAGGAACTTCTGTTTGGATCAGAAGGATCCAGAGCCTCTGCGGATTAAAGAAGCACAGGAGAAACTCTGCATCAGTCTGGACCAGGACGACCCAAAACTTCCACAGACTGAAGAGGAACAGAAGGAACTCTGCAGCAGTCAGGAGGGAGAGCAGCTTGATGCCTTTATGGGGATTCCTGCTCATGAAGAAAGTGATCACAGTGAACCAGAAGCAACTAGTTACCAACTCCTCTTTCAGAACTCTTGTTTAGCTGAGAGTCCAGACCAGGAAGGAAGCAAGCATCCAGACTCTGGTTCAACTAACAATTTGGTGCTGAAGACACAAGACAGAAACAGCAGTCACAGTAACAATGTTGACAGCTCTTCTATGTCACGGATTCACTGTGATGCTGACACAAGGAAAAAGACTCAAACATGTGATGTCTGCggaaaatactttaaatataagttcagtttcaagaGACATCACAGAAgccacacag aCCCCAGGAAGACTAGCTGGTGCCATTGGCATCAGCTAATGGTGatccttttaaataaataa
- the LOC111563887 gene encoding zinc finger protein 660-like isoform X1, which produces MSSVQNLRELINQRLTAAAEEIFTEFEKTIVQYEEEIDRQRRLLENIWKPQITQHTAELPQQQICKEEEVPTEQNVCIQVRNSSVDQENPETLQIKEEQEELPTNLDQEDTEPPQMREEEEELCNSLDRQQSGQTAAADMNQKADSFMLVQCKSKCEELSREKFSVSEDTIGHYEKEINRQRRLFNITQNLQIKLHRIDLQQQHIYQEQEVFIDHLLRDQERNFCLDQKDPEPLRIKEAQEKLCISLDQDDPKLPQTEEEQKELCSSQEGEQLDAFMGIPAHEESDHSEPEATSYQLLFQNSCLAESPDQEGSKHPDSGSTNNLVLKTQDRNSSHSNNVDSSSMSRIHCDADTRKKTQTCDVCGKYFKYKFSFKRHHRSHTGERPFACETCGRSFILRHHVTAHMKTHTGEKLYLCKVCGKNFYDLAAFKIHRAIHKDQNLNSCKICEKSFTHRRRLKEHMKVHKGERPHSCKICDRSFTHPGNLKVHTMVHTGERLYFCKICEKRFICHTHLKDHMKVHTGEKPYSCKICGQNFIQNGNLKVHMRIHTGEKPYSCNTCEKSFRYKRSLLSHMRIHTDEKPNLCTMGERFSDPSAFRSHAAVHTAEKL; this is translated from the exons ATGAGTTCAGTCCAGAATCTGAGAGAGTTGATCAACCAGcgactaactgctgctgctgaagaaatattcacagagtttgagaaaaccatcgtccagtacgaggaggagatcgatcgtcagcgcagactgctggaaaacatctggaaaccacagataacacaacacacagcag AACTCCCACAGCAACAGATCtgtaaggaggaggaggttccCACTGAGCAGAATGTCTGTATCCAGGTGAGGAACTCCAGTGTGGACCAGGAGAACCCAGAGACTCtacagattaaagaggaacaaGAGGAACTCCCCACCAATCTGGACCAGGAGGACACAGAGCCTCCACAgatgagagaagaagaggaagaactcTGCAACAGTCTGGACAGACAGCAGTctggacagacagcagcagcagacatgaatCAGAAGGCAGATAGCTTTATGCTAGTTCAGTGCAAATCCAAATGTGAAGAATTATCAAGAGAAAAATTCAGTGTCTCTGAAGACACAATTGGCCATTATGAGAAAGAGATCAATCGTCAGCGCAGACTATTTAATATCACCCAGAATCTCCAAATAAAGTTACACAGAATAG ACCTTCAACAGCAACATATTTATCAGGAGCAGGAGGTTTTCATTGACCACCTACTCCGTGACCAAGAGAGGAACTTCTGTTTGGATCAGAAGGATCCAGAGCCTCTGCGGATTAAAGAAGCACAGGAGAAACTCTGCATCAGTCTGGACCAGGACGACCCAAAACTTCCACAGACTGAAGAGGAACAGAAGGAACTCTGCAGCAGTCAGGAGGGAGAGCAGCTTGATGCCTTTATGGGGATTCCTGCTCATGAAGAAAGTGATCACAGTGAACCAGAAGCAACTAGTTACCAACTCCTCTTTCAGAACTCTTGTTTAGCTGAGAGTCCAGACCAGGAAGGAAGCAAGCATCCAGACTCTGGTTCAACTAACAATTTGGTGCTGAAGACACAAGACAGAAACAGCAGTCACAGTAACAATGTTGACAGCTCTTCTATGTCACGGATTCACTGTGATGCTGACACAAGGAAAAAGACTCAAACATGTGATGTCTGCggaaaatactttaaatataagttcagtttcaagaGACATCACAGAAgccacacaggtgagaggccaTTTGcttgtgaaacatgtgggaGAAGTTTCATTCTTCGTCACCATGTGACTGCtcatatgaaaacacacacaggcgaGAAGCTGTACCTTTGTAAAGTCTGTGGAAAAAACTTTTATGATCTTGCAGCATTCAAAATTCATAGAGCAATTCACAAAGATCAGAATCTGAATTCTTGTAAAATATGTGAGAAAAGTTTCACTCATCGTAGAAGGTTGAAAGAACACATGAAGGTCCACAAGGGTGAGAGGCCGCATTCTTGTAAAATCTGTGACAGAAGTTTCACTCATCCTGGTAATTTGAAAGTCCACACGATGGTCCACACGGGTGAGAGgctgtatttttgtaaaatctgtGAGAAACGTTTCATTTGCCATACTCATTTGAAAGACCACATGAAGGTCCACACGGGTGAGAAGCCGTATTCTTGTAAAATTTGTGgacaaaatttcattcaaaatgGTAATTTGAAAGTCCACATGAGaatccacacaggtgagaagccgtattCTTGTAACACCTGTGAGAAAAGCTTCCGGTATAAAAGGTCCCTTTTGAGTCACATGAGAATCCACACAGATGAGAAACCCAACCTTTGTACCATGGGGGAAAGATTTAGTGACCCTTCAGCATTTAGAAGTCATGCAGCAGTCCATACAGCTGAGAAACTGTAA
- the LOC111563887 gene encoding zinc finger protein with KRAB and SCAN domains 3-like isoform X2 yields the protein MSSVQNLRELINQRLTAAAEEIFTEFEKTIVQYEEEIDRQRRLLENIWKPQITQHTAELPQQQICKEEEVPTEQNVCIQVRNSSVDQENPETLQIKEEQEELPTNLDQEDTEPPQMREEEEELCNSLDRQQSGQTAAADMNQKADSFMLVQCKSKCEELSREKFSVSEDTIGHYEKEINRQRRLFNITQNLQIKLHRIDLQQQHIYQEQEVFIDHLLRDQERNFCLDQKDPEPLRIKEAQEKLCISLDQDDPKLPQTEEEQKELCSSQEGEQLDAFMGIPAHEESDHSEPEATSYQLLFQNSCLAESPDQEGSKHPDSGSTNNLVLKTQDRNSSHSNNVDSSSMSRIHCDADTRKKTQTCDVCGKYFKYKFSFKRHHRSHTGERPFACETCGRSFILRHHVTAHMKTHTDPRKTSWCHWHQLMVILLNK from the exons ATGAGTTCAGTCCAGAATCTGAGAGAGTTGATCAACCAGcgactaactgctgctgctgaagaaatattcacagagtttgagaaaaccatcgtccagtacgaggaggagatcgatcgtcagcgcagactgctggaaaacatctggaaaccacagataacacaacacacagcag AACTCCCACAGCAACAGATCtgtaaggaggaggaggttccCACTGAGCAGAATGTCTGTATCCAGGTGAGGAACTCCAGTGTGGACCAGGAGAACCCAGAGACTCtacagattaaagaggaacaaGAGGAACTCCCCACCAATCTGGACCAGGAGGACACAGAGCCTCCACAgatgagagaagaagaggaagaactcTGCAACAGTCTGGACAGACAGCAGTctggacagacagcagcagcagacatgaatCAGAAGGCAGATAGCTTTATGCTAGTTCAGTGCAAATCCAAATGTGAAGAATTATCAAGAGAAAAATTCAGTGTCTCTGAAGACACAATTGGCCATTATGAGAAAGAGATCAATCGTCAGCGCAGACTATTTAATATCACCCAGAATCTCCAAATAAAGTTACACAGAATAG ACCTTCAACAGCAACATATTTATCAGGAGCAGGAGGTTTTCATTGACCACCTACTCCGTGACCAAGAGAGGAACTTCTGTTTGGATCAGAAGGATCCAGAGCCTCTGCGGATTAAAGAAGCACAGGAGAAACTCTGCATCAGTCTGGACCAGGACGACCCAAAACTTCCACAGACTGAAGAGGAACAGAAGGAACTCTGCAGCAGTCAGGAGGGAGAGCAGCTTGATGCCTTTATGGGGATTCCTGCTCATGAAGAAAGTGATCACAGTGAACCAGAAGCAACTAGTTACCAACTCCTCTTTCAGAACTCTTGTTTAGCTGAGAGTCCAGACCAGGAAGGAAGCAAGCATCCAGACTCTGGTTCAACTAACAATTTGGTGCTGAAGACACAAGACAGAAACAGCAGTCACAGTAACAATGTTGACAGCTCTTCTATGTCACGGATTCACTGTGATGCTGACACAAGGAAAAAGACTCAAACATGTGATGTCTGCggaaaatactttaaatataagttcagtttcaagaGACATCACAGAAgccacacaggtgagaggccaTTTGcttgtgaaacatgtgggaGAAGTTTCATTCTTCGTCACCATGTGACTGCtcatatgaaaacacacacag aCCCCAGGAAGACTAGCTGGTGCCATTGGCATCAGCTAATGGTGatccttttaaataaataa